atttttgtttaaccgCGAAGGCAATATATTAAATTCTCTCTCTCCCGACACGCACGAGGGagcgaaaattaaaaaaaaaaaaaccagaatttatttatttttggggttAAATAATCCAGTAGGTTctagatttaaattattaaaaaaagctAAAATCGCGTAGATATTTCTGttctttttaaaaagaaaaccGCTTTTTTACCGGAAGTTTACATTTTTAAAGCAACTCTGTTTATAGAAGGCAGTTATTGTTTCCTTTCTTTAGCAGCACAACAATCAGTTCTTTTCTCTTAATTCTAGGGTTTTATCTGATCACTATAATCTAATCCATCAGTTTCCTCTGCCTTTTCTGCTTCTCTAAAGATCCTTTTGTTTCGTTTTGAGGTATAAGGTAGTTTCATTAACTCTTCTTAGATTCTCctctgcatatatatatattccatttACTGATTGTAAAATCTAGTCTTTTAAGTCTCTTTTTTGAGTGGGTTTTGATTCTGATTATCTAAAGACTTTTAACAGTTGGAGTTGGATATGGAAATGGCTTTGAGCAAAGTACTCCGTACTTCTTCATTGAACTTGAATCACGGTGGAGTAAATGAGGAGGAAGAGTTACGGTTAGGGTTTGTGAGACGCTCGCTTGGATTAGGGAGGAAAAGGGTCGGCATATCAAATGATATGGAGGATTTTTCGCCTCTTGATTTCTCTGCAACCAAACTTCCACTGTTGAAAAGGCAATGCAGCGAGAGGATAGTCATGATGGTGACGTTTGATGATTACCATGAAAAATCATCTCTTGAATCACTTCCTCAAGATCTTCTTGTAAGTGCTAAAAAAACCCATAGCCTCAATTGTTGTTATTAGTTTCTATTTTTGGATTGAGTTGTGATTAATGAGAAAGATTTTTGCTTTTCCTATCTGCAGATTAGGATTATTTGTGGTGTGGACCATGAAGATTTGAAGCGACTTTTAATTGTTTCCAAATCAATCAGAGAAGCTGTGAGTATAGTAAAAtcatttaatttggattgtaCACTGTTCACTTCCTGCTTGTTAAGTATTTTAACCTGATTTTGACTCTGattgttccttttcttttctcAGACTGTAATTGCAAAGCAGTTGCATTTTGCTTATAGCACACCAACAAAGGTCAAGGCTTTTCGAACATCCATTGATTTCGAGGAACCAAGTGAATTAGACGAGATTGAAGCTCCAAATGCACCGAGGCAATGGAGGTCTCATAGGTCAATCAACCGGAATAAACTGGCTGATATTTCAGTGGCATTGTTTGCTTGATACGAAGAAGATTGTAAATAGCCTGTAGAAATAGTAGTAGTTGTTGTAGATTAAAAGGGGATTGATT
The sequence above is drawn from the Gossypium hirsutum isolate 1008001.06 chromosome A05, Gossypium_hirsutum_v2.1, whole genome shotgun sequence genome and encodes:
- the LOC107938216 gene encoding F-box protein SKIP27 — translated: MEMALSKVLRTSSLNLNHGGVNEEEELRLGFVRRSLGLGRKRVGISNDMEDFSPLDFSATKLPLLKRQCSERIVMMVTFDDYHEKSSLESLPQDLLIRIICGVDHEDLKRLLIVSKSIREATVIAKQLHFAYSTPTKVKAFRTSIDFEEPSELDEIEAPNAPRQWRSHRSINRNKLADISVALFA